The following coding sequences lie in one Coraliomargarita sinensis genomic window:
- a CDS encoding cation diffusion facilitator family transporter, with protein sequence MAKQRTALQITWIGLLVNLGLGCVKVAGGWALNSKALLADGAHSLLDLLTDIVVLVGLSLANKPEDANHLYGHHKFASFAKFIVGGVLLVFSLGLVLAALFDVRTALSQTKAGAALALALVSLVLKEGLFWWTRSVARRLKSELVMANAWHHRMDSLSSLGVAVALFAVWIGGPQWAFLDDAVTLILGGYLTFESFKIFFRACADLLDAAPEREIIEDLREHILPTPGALAYHDFRVRRIGDFFEVDLHLQVDPEISVEEGHEIARSVKERMRKQHPEVSTVLIHVEPANREHIKQRGLSGADQEERQHGQ encoded by the coding sequence GTGGCGAAGCAGCGTACGGCCCTTCAGATCACCTGGATCGGCCTGCTGGTCAATCTGGGGCTGGGCTGCGTTAAAGTCGCTGGCGGTTGGGCGCTGAACTCCAAGGCCCTTCTGGCTGACGGTGCGCACAGCCTGCTGGACCTGCTGACCGACATTGTCGTGCTGGTCGGCCTTTCTTTGGCTAATAAGCCGGAGGATGCCAACCATCTCTATGGGCATCACAAGTTCGCCAGTTTTGCGAAGTTCATTGTCGGTGGGGTTCTACTGGTCTTTTCCCTAGGTCTGGTGCTGGCCGCCCTCTTCGATGTCCGCACCGCTCTGAGCCAAACGAAAGCCGGTGCGGCGTTGGCCCTGGCCCTGGTTTCGCTCGTGCTTAAAGAAGGTCTCTTCTGGTGGACACGGAGCGTCGCCCGCCGACTGAAATCCGAACTGGTGATGGCCAACGCCTGGCACCACCGGATGGATAGCCTCTCTTCGCTGGGCGTAGCTGTCGCCCTGTTCGCCGTCTGGATCGGCGGGCCGCAGTGGGCTTTCCTCGACGATGCCGTCACCTTAATTCTGGGAGGTTATCTGACCTTTGAGTCCTTTAAAATTTTCTTCCGGGCCTGTGCCGATTTATTGGATGCCGCTCCGGAAAGAGAGATCATCGAGGACCTTCGCGAGCATATCCTGCCCACTCCGGGTGCGTTGGCTTACCATGATTTTCGCGTACGTCGGATCGGCGACTTTTTTGAGGTCGACCTACACCTCCAGGTTGATCCCGAAATTTCCGTCGAGGAAGGGCATGAAATTGCACGCTCGGTCAAGGAACGCATGCGCAAGCAACATCCGGAAGTGTCCACCGTGCTCATCCATGTCGAACCAGCCAACCGTGAACACATTAAGCAACGGGGACTATCGGGAGCCGACCAAGAGGAGCGGCAACACGGTCAATGA
- a CDS encoding DUF6288 domain-containing protein → MTKINFHLPKFALGLIIALSLGFGSQAQAVEGSDYYKEGYQPMFNPYPKDFGRRSGVWKIRYFGPVGIGIDLKRPGMTMEINNVEEGSPADKTGKLKKGQIIESINGVVLKDFDPRIILGNIITEAEATDGVIDLKIKGQGNVRVNIPVMGAYSDTWPVNCAKSDKIVRNLADLIAEQDKPSWGSVLFLLSTGEEKDLAVVRRWMQDIEQVGGITWEIGYSGIGVCEYYLRTGDKSVLPVIKKATEDLKDRMYQGGWSGRGMPAAFTYSTGTGQVHASGIYAMNFLLMARLCGVEVDDYALRESLKQFYRFGGRGNVAYGNGTPEGGFRDNGKTSGLAMAMAVAAQLTPEGENSVYAQARDNSAMKAFYATNWFHAAHTGGGMGEIWHHGAMALMREKRPIPYRSYHDTRRWVMDLSRRHDGSVAIEGMDDRYNRSLTDASAGRDWGTFFALTYTYPRKNLQLWGAPRSPYAKTFQLPKRPWGNAADDVFNSPDPIYIGEALGLTKEELLNEKVPTDASVPVLNAVNDPATTEKEMFKYILHPEYGIRHAAMRGVVKQGWTHLVVPLLQSGDPRLREAGLLTMAGMFKGRPFSDDQLTTEMFDLVSQIVEDPNESWWVAMYAIQALRRADIDRIAQHRERLLEFLEYDSVWVQEQAVLTLCKLIPERDHYETVLPPVVKMVTSFAIDEPSRNTTRELQQTIAGANRDIQEYASPILKKAYLSLPDQLADPYTGASPKRGAKTIRARIGNIVQQVPEGEEFVRRIPRTTLESYKSGRDADMYQFQGRFEPNDQLIGTWEWAIWPPANKPGEIDDKVESWLKNNLKDGKATIKGSKDTLKIEPNGKTTKSGYYRNHFWSGNMLVGMDVDQALQMEIRTYEGIDFLIVERGGKFGGDPDDEGTDAIPDDWHPGYHIYMRTD, encoded by the coding sequence ATGACAAAAATCAATTTTCATCTTCCGAAATTTGCTCTCGGACTAATTATCGCGCTCTCACTCGGTTTCGGCTCGCAGGCGCAGGCCGTCGAAGGCAGCGATTACTACAAGGAGGGCTACCAGCCCATGTTCAACCCCTACCCAAAAGACTTCGGTCGACGTTCGGGAGTTTGGAAGATTCGTTATTTTGGACCGGTCGGCATCGGCATCGACCTGAAGCGCCCGGGCATGACCATGGAGATTAATAACGTGGAAGAAGGTTCGCCGGCTGACAAAACCGGTAAGCTGAAAAAAGGCCAGATCATAGAGAGTATCAACGGCGTGGTGCTGAAGGATTTCGACCCACGTATCATTCTCGGCAATATCATTACCGAGGCAGAAGCAACCGACGGTGTGATCGACCTCAAAATCAAAGGCCAGGGCAACGTCCGCGTAAATATCCCGGTCATGGGTGCCTACAGCGATACCTGGCCGGTTAACTGTGCCAAATCGGACAAGATCGTGCGCAACCTCGCCGATCTTATCGCCGAGCAGGACAAACCTTCCTGGGGCTCGGTGCTCTTCCTCCTCTCGACCGGTGAGGAGAAGGACCTCGCTGTTGTCCGCCGCTGGATGCAGGACATTGAACAGGTCGGCGGGATTACATGGGAGATCGGCTACAGCGGTATCGGTGTTTGCGAATACTACCTGCGCACGGGCGACAAGTCTGTGCTGCCGGTGATCAAGAAAGCGACCGAGGACCTCAAGGATCGCATGTACCAGGGCGGCTGGAGCGGCCGTGGTATGCCGGCCGCATTCACCTACTCGACCGGGACGGGGCAGGTCCATGCCTCGGGCATATATGCCATGAATTTCCTTCTTATGGCCCGGCTTTGCGGCGTCGAGGTCGACGATTACGCTTTGAGAGAATCCTTGAAGCAGTTCTACCGCTTCGGCGGCCGTGGCAACGTCGCCTACGGCAACGGCACTCCGGAGGGGGGCTTCCGGGATAACGGCAAAACCAGTGGCTTGGCCATGGCGATGGCCGTAGCCGCACAATTGACCCCTGAAGGGGAAAATTCCGTCTATGCGCAAGCGCGTGATAACTCCGCCATGAAAGCATTCTATGCCACCAACTGGTTCCACGCCGCCCACACCGGCGGCGGGATGGGCGAAATCTGGCACCACGGTGCCATGGCTCTGATGCGCGAAAAACGCCCCATCCCCTACCGCTCCTACCACGACACCCGCCGCTGGGTCATGGACCTCTCCCGCCGCCACGACGGCAGTGTCGCCATTGAGGGGATGGACGACCGTTACAACCGCTCGCTCACCGACGCCTCCGCGGGCCGCGACTGGGGCACCTTTTTTGCCCTTACCTATACCTATCCGCGCAAAAACCTGCAACTGTGGGGTGCCCCGCGGAGTCCGTATGCGAAAACCTTTCAATTGCCCAAGCGCCCCTGGGGCAATGCAGCCGACGACGTCTTCAACTCGCCTGACCCGATTTACATTGGTGAAGCGCTAGGGCTGACAAAGGAAGAACTTCTGAACGAAAAAGTCCCGACTGATGCTTCGGTACCTGTTCTCAACGCTGTCAACGACCCGGCAACAACCGAGAAGGAAATGTTCAAATACATCCTGCACCCCGAATATGGGATTAGGCATGCCGCCATGCGGGGAGTGGTTAAACAGGGCTGGACACATTTGGTCGTCCCGCTTCTCCAATCAGGCGATCCCCGTCTTCGTGAGGCCGGGCTCTTGACCATGGCCGGGATGTTCAAAGGCAGGCCCTTTTCCGATGACCAGCTGACTACCGAAATGTTCGACCTTGTCAGCCAGATCGTCGAGGATCCGAACGAATCCTGGTGGGTGGCAATGTATGCGATTCAGGCGCTGCGACGCGCGGACATCGATCGGATCGCCCAACACCGCGAACGATTGCTGGAGTTTCTGGAGTACGATAGCGTCTGGGTGCAGGAGCAGGCAGTGCTCACTCTATGTAAGCTTATTCCCGAACGTGACCACTATGAGACGGTCCTTCCCCCGGTCGTAAAAATGGTCACTTCTTTCGCGATCGACGAACCTTCCCGTAACACCACGCGGGAACTCCAGCAAACGATCGCCGGGGCAAACCGGGACATACAGGAGTACGCTAGCCCCATCCTGAAAAAGGCCTATCTCAGCCTGCCTGATCAACTCGCCGATCCCTACACGGGTGCCTCCCCAAAGCGCGGTGCCAAAACGATTCGGGCACGCATCGGGAACATCGTGCAACAGGTCCCCGAGGGTGAGGAATTTGTGCGGCGCATCCCGAGAACAACTTTAGAATCCTACAAGAGCGGTCGCGATGCCGACATGTATCAATTCCAGGGCCGGTTCGAACCTAATGACCAATTGATCGGCACCTGGGAATGGGCGATCTGGCCACCGGCGAACAAGCCTGGCGAAATTGACGATAAAGTTGAATCCTGGCTCAAAAACAATCTCAAGGACGGCAAAGCGACGATCAAAGGTTCGAAGGATACTCTCAAGATAGAGCCGAACGGCAAAACCACAAAGTCAGGCTACTACCGCAACCACTTCTGGTCCGGCAACATGCTGGTCGGCATGGATGTGGACCAAGCGCTTCAGATGGAAATCCGGACCTACGAGGGGATCGATTTCCTCATCGTGGAACGCGGTGGTAAATTCGGCGGTGATCCGGACGACGAAGGCACGGACGCCATCCCCGATGACTGGCATCCGGGCTATCATATCTACATGCGGACCGACTAG
- a CDS encoding sialate O-acetylesterase, with product MHTPLRLLSLIGVVAASLFSFGCLTTLSYTAPPQKLELAAPFTDHMILQRGKPVPVWGFATPGERVTVEFAGQSKSAEADRFGDWMIELDPLEASKEGRGFTVRSVSEEDPKEITLQDVLVGEVWFSSGQSNMVWIAGKSMVRDLAQDLARSEEALPIREININTVSALYPQKRATSDGGWKKISEAHAFSALSLAFAHSLYRELDVPIGILLSAHSNTRVEAFAKREAFEAHPDLAGDVALIHNADPLLEEGREAYEEYYGDLRDWRKDAAALAEKGAKFPDKPNLPGIAGMWRGPSQFFNGKIHPVIPYAIRGAIWCQGTSNSNDGKIYAARMEALLEGWRDAWNMPNMPFYFTQMQAYGAGPDPDNVGFADIRQAQHLFFMNNRENVGMVVQTDLNSARPGGIHYFNKLHPGMRLARWALANEYGKDIAKTGPIFAGAEIVGDKAIVRFEKDSLYGGLMVGSKGMAEDYREPGKYVEPARPAPTAELNHFRLCGADRKWHPAEAVIVGDTVEVHSDQVPEPVGVQYAYSAVPMNSNLYNKAGLPATPFAVIDGEFIFEEDNPEVIAAEKAREARRNDTDRPFLIVAQYYRDGAVVRRNQAIHVWGFANKGAEVTVRLGDVTRKTVADELEKWSLTLPPFKTSTEPLTLEVATSKGSSQTVKDILVGDVWYLTGGRSLTDNWPYDQRDKDAEKPQAMPLVREFKKRTKASTNLFPRKRHFEIGGGRFRSYWATADYSDERQGVTDFAYHFAKALNRPGVPQGFITMSSGRDGENPIYASPLAWTSLKGVRDVTDPAFAERLKQLSLLYPNTELMRQAVEDYVSTVKGTVQEIREIAASGADLSSAPRRFPSFPGPDQDMIKGNLLPTLSYNWCVSPLTPMAVSGVIWIPDVVNIGNNPSEYGKELEIYADSLPATYGQAQVPFFYAQPSDGLIEGITEPSLPKAKQVGFNAWPEKSLRKLANQIARQVTP from the coding sequence ATGCACACTCCCCTTCGCCTCCTTTCACTGATCGGCGTCGTAGCCGCCTCGCTTTTTTCCTTTGGTTGCCTGACGACGCTTTCCTACACGGCTCCGCCGCAGAAACTGGAGCTGGCGGCTCCCTTCACGGATCATATGATCCTGCAACGTGGCAAGCCGGTGCCGGTCTGGGGATTCGCCACGCCGGGGGAGCGGGTTACCGTTGAGTTTGCCGGACAGAGCAAGTCGGCCGAGGCCGACCGGTTCGGCGACTGGATGATTGAGCTCGATCCGCTGGAAGCTTCCAAAGAAGGCCGAGGCTTCACCGTCCGATCGGTATCCGAGGAAGATCCAAAGGAAATCACCTTGCAGGATGTCCTGGTCGGTGAGGTCTGGTTCTCCTCGGGCCAGTCCAACATGGTCTGGATCGCGGGCAAAAGCATGGTGCGCGATCTGGCCCAGGACCTGGCCAGATCCGAGGAAGCGCTTCCCATCCGGGAAATCAACATCAATACGGTCTCGGCCCTCTATCCGCAAAAGCGCGCCACCTCGGACGGGGGTTGGAAAAAGATTTCGGAAGCACATGCTTTTTCCGCGCTCTCCCTCGCCTTTGCCCACAGCCTCTACCGGGAACTGGACGTGCCGATCGGTATTTTGCTCAGCGCCCACAGCAATACGCGGGTGGAAGCCTTTGCCAAGCGCGAGGCCTTTGAAGCCCACCCCGACTTGGCCGGAGATGTAGCGCTCATCCACAACGCGGATCCTCTCCTTGAAGAGGGCCGGGAGGCTTATGAAGAATACTACGGCGACTTGAGAGATTGGCGCAAAGACGCCGCAGCTCTGGCGGAGAAAGGCGCCAAGTTCCCCGACAAGCCGAATCTGCCCGGGATCGCCGGCATGTGGCGGGGTCCCTCCCAATTTTTCAACGGCAAGATCCACCCCGTCATTCCCTACGCCATTCGTGGCGCGATCTGGTGCCAGGGTACCAGCAACTCAAATGACGGAAAAATCTATGCCGCCCGCATGGAAGCATTGCTCGAGGGCTGGCGCGACGCCTGGAACATGCCGAACATGCCCTTCTACTTCACCCAAATGCAGGCCTACGGAGCCGGGCCCGACCCAGACAATGTGGGCTTTGCCGACATTCGACAGGCACAGCATCTCTTTTTCATGAACAACCGCGAGAATGTCGGCATGGTGGTGCAGACCGATCTCAACTCGGCACGACCGGGCGGAATTCACTATTTCAACAAATTACACCCGGGGATGCGACTGGCGCGCTGGGCCCTGGCCAACGAATACGGCAAGGATATCGCCAAGACCGGACCGATTTTCGCCGGTGCGGAAATCGTGGGCGACAAGGCGATTGTTCGCTTCGAAAAGGATAGCCTTTACGGGGGACTCATGGTCGGCAGCAAGGGCATGGCCGAGGATTACCGGGAGCCCGGGAAATATGTCGAGCCAGCCCGCCCGGCACCCACGGCTGAATTGAACCACTTCCGTCTCTGCGGTGCCGACCGCAAATGGCACCCGGCCGAGGCCGTGATTGTCGGCGATACGGTCGAGGTCCATTCGGATCAGGTACCGGAACCGGTGGGCGTGCAATACGCCTACAGTGCGGTGCCGATGAACTCAAATCTCTACAACAAAGCCGGACTGCCCGCCACGCCTTTTGCCGTCATCGACGGCGAGTTTATTTTTGAAGAAGACAACCCGGAAGTCATTGCCGCCGAAAAAGCTCGCGAGGCCCGGCGCAACGACACGGACCGCCCCTTCCTAATCGTGGCCCAGTACTACCGCGATGGAGCCGTTGTTCGAAGAAATCAAGCGATTCACGTATGGGGCTTTGCGAACAAAGGGGCTGAAGTTACGGTCCGCCTCGGCGACGTGACCCGAAAAACCGTGGCCGACGAACTCGAAAAGTGGTCGCTCACCCTGCCGCCGTTCAAAACCAGCACGGAACCGCTCACCCTGGAGGTCGCGACCAGTAAAGGCAGCAGCCAGACGGTTAAAGACATTTTGGTTGGGGACGTCTGGTATCTGACCGGTGGCCGCTCGTTGACCGACAACTGGCCCTACGATCAGCGGGATAAGGATGCTGAGAAGCCCCAGGCCATGCCTTTGGTCCGGGAATTCAAAAAGCGGACCAAAGCCAGCACCAACCTCTTCCCGAGAAAACGACACTTCGAAATCGGTGGCGGCCGCTTCCGCTCCTATTGGGCGACGGCCGACTATAGCGATGAGCGCCAGGGAGTGACGGACTTCGCCTATCACTTTGCCAAGGCACTCAATCGCCCCGGGGTGCCCCAGGGCTTCATCACCATGTCTTCGGGCCGCGATGGCGAGAATCCGATTTATGCCTCCCCGCTTGCATGGACCTCGCTCAAGGGCGTCCGGGATGTCACCGATCCGGCGTTCGCGGAACGCCTCAAGCAGCTCTCACTTCTCTATCCCAATACCGAATTAATGCGGCAGGCCGTCGAAGACTATGTCTCGACAGTAAAGGGAACCGTTCAGGAAATTCGGGAAATCGCCGCGTCGGGAGCCGACCTCTCGAGCGCACCGCGGCGTTTCCCATCCTTCCCGGGGCCGGACCAGGATATGATCAAGGGTAATCTCCTGCCCACACTCAGCTACAACTGGTGTGTCAGCCCCCTGACTCCGATGGCCGTCTCCGGCGTCATCTGGATTCCGGACGTGGTCAACATCGGCAATAACCCGTCCGAGTACGGGAAGGAACTGGAGATCTACGCCGATAGCCTGCCCGCAACTTACGGACAAGCGCAGGTCCCCTTCTTCTACGCCCAACCGTCTGACGGCTTAATCGAGGGTATTACCGAGCCGAGCCTTCCGAAAGCAAAACAAGTTGGCTTTAATGCCTGGCCGGAAAAAAGCCTCCGAAAACTTGCGAACCAAATCGCCCGACAGGTGACTCCGTAG
- a CDS encoding sialate O-acetylesterase: MRKTSKLLALGCFALACLNLSPLSAEKAALELGAPFRDHAILQREMPLPVWGWAEPGTLLTVEFAGQRKETVTGSDGKWMLKLDPLKTNAEPAAMTITSKDGASATLSNILVGEVWMASGQSNMQWLARVSNASILVDQLKEASEKAGRKVPIREFKVTNYYAHLHPIEHAEGEWNQDYGEFSAIALAFAHKVYGEIGVPIGILNCSFSQTAIEAWTPRAGYKDSKMDYNKEIEAQLRKTDPSTPDHKEAWEAFYAEIMDAVKTNQKIADEGENNFVDLPTNERPGNMRNNRDATWLFNARLNPVIPYALRGAIWNQGYANSNGGLNYYPNLHALVRGWRILWDNPELPVYFHQFYSPGNEVDKGPNHPDIGSTAEMRLGTWLARDIPNTGMASQIDNQGAIHYRSKVVPGQRLALHALKNQYGKDVVADGPMFKGYTVKGNELIVEFDHAEGGLVVAESGSNYLDRKDPDATGFADPRIIENGDEQVTLFYLAGEDRVWHPAKVRIEGDKAVVTSSAVKNPKGVAYGTGGIGFQPNLYNKALLPTTPFIYYDQELVTSETWPDAPIKIAGVEIDPDSVGLSYRYRKFPILSTQFRDNAVLQANKPVTIWGAAVPQYIPHAEGEKVIHFSFNGIEKSIPVVEGMRNWKVTLPPMKPSMEPKTLKAALTIDGEVVHERVIENVVVGDIWYVYGLGDQKIAKMEAPVNGPIRIMPRKAKGVKSDWVREYSVATSTTPKNRFASYWSEPTGPGFAANLAKAIHAKTGNPVGIIHMDEDNLEIKHLMDAYALADAPSLRAEYEEIAAITPGTPFYKKNAERYINAWKSYWGDYIPEMIATKSVPDGVPWGSFPGFAGKVETDATQYYNCIVASFKHTQLKGIVFTTEASMVAQANGAHFGEQLSALANGWKRHFKVENDTPFIYTIPSKSLAPKITKPSGIRGASAAFEVTAWPEQDDKGSYPSGEKPALDGLVEAVIQAAY, encoded by the coding sequence ATGAGAAAAACCTCCAAACTCCTCGCGCTCGGGTGCTTTGCCCTCGCCTGTCTGAATCTCTCGCCGCTCTCGGCTGAGAAAGCCGCTCTCGAGCTGGGCGCTCCTTTCCGGGACCATGCGATTCTGCAACGCGAGATGCCTCTCCCGGTCTGGGGCTGGGCCGAACCGGGCACTCTGCTCACGGTCGAATTTGCCGGGCAGCGCAAGGAGACGGTCACCGGGTCCGACGGCAAGTGGATGCTCAAGCTCGACCCGCTGAAAACCAATGCCGAACCCGCCGCGATGACCATCACCAGCAAGGACGGCGCTTCGGCGACCCTGTCGAATATTCTGGTGGGCGAAGTCTGGATGGCTTCCGGCCAGTCCAACATGCAATGGCTGGCTCGGGTCAGCAACGCCAGCATCCTCGTGGATCAGTTGAAAGAAGCCTCGGAGAAAGCGGGCAGGAAGGTGCCGATCCGCGAGTTCAAGGTCACCAATTACTACGCCCACCTTCACCCGATCGAGCATGCCGAGGGCGAATGGAATCAGGACTACGGCGAATTCAGCGCGATCGCCCTCGCCTTCGCCCACAAGGTCTATGGGGAGATCGGCGTGCCCATCGGTATTCTCAACTGCTCCTTCAGTCAGACGGCGATTGAGGCCTGGACCCCCCGCGCCGGTTACAAGGACAGCAAAATGGACTACAATAAGGAGATCGAAGCCCAGTTGCGGAAGACCGATCCCTCGACTCCCGACCACAAGGAGGCCTGGGAGGCCTTCTATGCCGAAATCATGGATGCGGTAAAGACGAACCAGAAGATTGCGGATGAAGGAGAGAACAACTTCGTCGATCTGCCCACCAACGAGCGTCCGGGCAACATGCGGAACAACCGCGATGCCACTTGGCTCTTCAACGCCCGGCTCAACCCGGTCATTCCCTACGCCCTGCGCGGCGCGATCTGGAATCAGGGCTACGCCAATTCCAATGGCGGGCTCAACTACTACCCCAACCTTCACGCGCTCGTCCGCGGCTGGCGCATCCTTTGGGACAATCCCGAATTGCCGGTTTATTTCCACCAGTTTTATTCCCCCGGCAACGAAGTCGACAAGGGGCCGAACCACCCCGACATCGGCAGCACGGCGGAGATGCGCCTGGGCACCTGGCTGGCCCGTGACATCCCGAACACCGGCATGGCCAGCCAAATCGACAACCAGGGTGCCATTCACTACCGCAGCAAGGTCGTTCCGGGACAGCGCCTCGCCCTGCACGCGCTCAAGAATCAATATGGCAAAGACGTCGTCGCCGACGGTCCCATGTTCAAGGGCTACACCGTTAAGGGCAACGAGTTGATCGTCGAGTTCGACCATGCCGAGGGCGGCCTGGTAGTGGCCGAAAGCGGAAGCAACTACCTTGACCGCAAGGATCCCGATGCCACCGGTTTTGCCGACCCCAGGATCATCGAGAACGGCGACGAACAGGTCACCCTCTTTTATCTCGCCGGCGAGGATCGCGTCTGGCACCCGGCCAAGGTCCGCATCGAAGGGGATAAAGCCGTAGTCACCTCTTCTGCCGTCAAGAATCCCAAGGGCGTCGCCTACGGCACCGGCGGAATCGGTTTCCAACCCAACCTTTACAACAAGGCCCTCCTACCGACCACTCCCTTCATCTACTACGATCAGGAGCTGGTCACCAGCGAGACTTGGCCGGATGCGCCGATCAAGATCGCCGGTGTGGAAATCGACCCCGATTCTGTCGGGCTCAGCTACCGCTACCGTAAGTTCCCTATTCTCAGCACCCAGTTTCGCGATAACGCGGTCCTGCAAGCCAACAAGCCGGTCACCATCTGGGGTGCCGCCGTTCCGCAGTATATCCCGCATGCCGAAGGAGAGAAAGTAATCCATTTCAGCTTCAACGGAATCGAGAAATCAATCCCCGTTGTGGAAGGCATGCGAAACTGGAAGGTTACGCTGCCACCGATGAAGCCGAGCATGGAGCCGAAAACGCTGAAAGCCGCTCTCACGATCGACGGCGAGGTGGTGCACGAACGTGTGATCGAAAACGTCGTCGTTGGCGATATCTGGTATGTCTACGGACTCGGCGATCAAAAGATCGCGAAGATGGAAGCACCCGTAAACGGCCCGATTCGCATCATGCCCCGCAAAGCCAAAGGCGTGAAAAGCGATTGGGTCCGCGAATACTCTGTCGCCACCTCGACGACACCCAAAAATCGTTTTGCCTCCTACTGGAGCGAGCCGACCGGCCCCGGTTTCGCCGCCAATCTGGCCAAGGCGATCCACGCCAAGACAGGGAATCCGGTGGGCATCATTCACATGGACGAGGATAATCTCGAAATAAAGCACTTGATGGATGCCTACGCACTAGCCGACGCGCCCAGCCTGCGGGCCGAATACGAGGAGATCGCGGCGATCACTCCCGGCACCCCTTTTTACAAAAAGAATGCCGAGCGCTACATTAATGCGTGGAAAAGCTATTGGGGGGACTACATCCCCGAAATGATTGCGACCAAGTCAGTGCCGGACGGTGTGCCGTGGGGCTCGTTCCCGGGGTTTGCCGGTAAGGTCGAAACCGACGCGACGCAGTATTACAATTGTATCGTGGCCTCTTTCAAACACACGCAACTCAAGGGCATCGTCTTCACGACCGAGGCCAGCATGGTCGCGCAAGCGAACGGAGCCCACTTCGGCGAGCAACTGAGCGCGCTGGCCAACGGGTGGAAGCGTCACTTCAAAGTCGAAAATGACACGCCCTTCATTTACACGATTCCGTCCAAGTCACTCGCCCCCAAAATCACGAAGCCTTCGGGCATCAGGGGAGCCAGCGCCGCGTTTGAAGTCACCGCCTGGCCGGAGCAGGACGACAAAGGCTCGTACCCTTCCGGTGAGAAGCCGGCCTTGGACGGGCTGGTCGAAGCGGTCATCCAGGCGGCCTATTGA
- a CDS encoding 3-keto-disaccharide hydrolase, with the protein MKTEFSLFIPAVLTLALLLMPSCSHSRAERVRADHGFDFVEMFNGEDLAGWGGKGETEVNGYVWKDGMLQSTPKSRNLVTEKEYANYVLEFEFQLTPGANNGLGIHYPGEGNPAYTGMEIQILDGEHEKYAGKLKDFQHHGSLYSLEPALRGHMKPAGEWNFQRVTVRGPHVSVDLNGTRILDANLEEINREHPKHEGAKRRHGKIAFCGHGDVIRVRHMRIAELALTQPATEAESL; encoded by the coding sequence ATGAAGACAGAATTTAGCCTTTTTATCCCCGCAGTGCTGACGCTTGCTCTACTGCTCATGCCATCGTGCTCCCATTCCAGGGCTGAACGGGTCAGGGCCGACCACGGATTCGACTTCGTCGAGATGTTCAACGGCGAGGACCTCGCTGGTTGGGGCGGCAAGGGCGAAACGGAAGTGAACGGCTATGTCTGGAAGGACGGCATGCTGCAATCCACCCCGAAGAGCCGCAATCTGGTAACGGAAAAGGAGTACGCCAACTATGTCTTGGAGTTTGAGTTTCAGCTCACGCCGGGCGCCAACAACGGCCTCGGGATCCATTATCCGGGCGAAGGCAATCCCGCCTACACCGGCATGGAAATCCAGATTCTCGACGGGGAACACGAAAAGTACGCGGGGAAGTTGAAGGATTTCCAGCACCACGGCTCCCTCTATTCCCTCGAACCGGCGTTACGCGGCCACATGAAGCCGGCCGGCGAATGGAATTTTCAGCGGGTCACAGTGCGTGGCCCGCATGTCAGCGTCGACCTCAACGGCACCCGTATTCTCGACGCCAACCTCGAGGAGATCAATCGGGAGCACCCCAAGCACGAAGGCGCCAAACGCCGCCACGGGAAAATCGCTTTCTGTGGACACGGCGATGTCATCCGGGTGCGACACATGCGAATTGCCGAGCTGGCGCTGACCCAGCCAGCGACGGAAGCGGAGTCACTTTGA